The Calothrix sp. PCC 7507 DNA segment CGGCGTGATTCCATTCACCAAAAGTTACCCCACCCACAGTCAGAGAGCCGAAGGTCTGTAATACTGTATCTGGAGAAAATTTCCCCGATTCCAACCCCGCTGAAGTCGTAATAATTTTGAAAGTACTGGCGGGTGGAAAGGCACTGAGGGAGCGATTTACCAAAGGATGTTCTTTACCTTTTAACGTTTCCCAGTCTTGCTGGGAGAGTTTTTGCTTGGAGAAGATATTTGGATCAAACGTGGGGTGAGAGGTCATGACTAAAACAGCACCGTTATTGGGGTCAATAGCGATAATTGCCCCTTGGTACTTACCTAAAGCTTTATCTGCAGCTCTTTGCAGATCCAAATCTATGGTCAAGTGCAAATCTTTACCAGCTTTTGCCTGTTTTTCTCCCAACACCCGCAGTGGCCGACCTGCATTATCTACTTCTACTTGCTGACCACCCCATTCACCCCGCAATAACTGCTCATAGGCTTTCTCCACACCCATTTGACCAATTACATCTCCCAAGCGATAGCCTGACTCCTTCTTGTCTTGTAGCTGTGTAGGGGTCAATTCTCGCGTATAACCCAGTATATGAGCCAATTCCTTCCCATGAGGGTAGTAGCGGACGGCTTCTGTATTAATTTCTACCTCTGGTAGCTCATCTTTATATTCCTTGAGTGCGGTGATTTGTGCTTCGTTTAAATCACGAGCAATCCTGACGAGTGAAGACGAATTGACACCAGCCTGTTCTAATTTCTTTTCCATCTCCGCTCTTGACATATTCAGAATTTTTTCCAGACGCGGAGCCACAACTGACCAGGATGGCTTATTGTGTGCCATTGGCCACAAATATACAGAGTGAGGATAACGAGTGCTAGCTAGAAGTTTGCCATTACGGTCAAAAATATTGCCCCGCTCTGGTTGTTTGAGAATCATCCGAATCCGGTTTGCTTCGGCTCTTTGCCGGAATTTTGGCCCTTCAAGGATTTGCAAATACGCCAAACGTATGTCAATAGCGGCCATCATTAATAAAGTCAATACGATTAAAAATATCGACTGGCGACCACGTCCTACTGTACGTGTATCTTTTTTGCTGCCAATTGAAAATGATGGTAATAAAGCCATAAGACAAACAAGATTCTAAGATTGGCGTTACTCGCAATTTCTAGTCTAAACTGCTACCCAGTATTCAGCAGAATTGAGGGAGTATATTCCTAATCAACTGTTTTTGCCGGATACAATAAACCAAAGTGTAATCTGTAGTCAGCTTAATCGACTACAGCAATGATCACATCACATAAGATCACGGCATTCTACTGAGGACTATGGCTCAAACTGTGACGCAGAATCAGAGGGAGATAATGGCTTTGCAGCCGCTTGATGTTGAGCTGCGTAACGTGTTCAAGTTTTTTAACCAAGAACCAGCAGTCAATGGCATAGACTTGGATGTCAGACAGGGGGAGTTCTTTAGTATCTTAGGTCCCTCTGGTTGTGGCAAGACAACTATACTGCGCTTAATCGCTGGTTTTGAAAAAGCTGATGCTGGCAAGGTATTGATTCAGGGTCAGTCTATGACTAATGTCCCTCCTTACCGCCGCCCTGTCAATACGGTATTTCAGAGCTATGCACTGTTCAATCACTTAAATGTGTGGGATAACATTGCTTTTGGACTGCGGTTGAAAAAATTCCGCAAATCAGAAATTGCTCACAGAGTCCAAGAAGCATTAAGTTTGGTGAAAATGGAAAGCTTGCGATCGCGTTTTCCTCGTCAACTCTCTGGTGGTCAACAGCAGCGAGTCGCTTTAGCCAGGGCTTTAGTCAATCGCCCATCTGTGGTACTACTGGATGAACCCTTGGGAGCTTTAGATTTAAAACTACGTAAGGAAATGCAGGTCGAGTTATTAAATTTACACAAAAATTTAGAATTGACCTTTGTCATGGTAACTCACGATCAGGAAGAAGCACTGTCTTTATCTGATCGGATTGCTGTGATCAATCAAGGCAAAATTGAGCAAATTGGCACTCCTAGCGAAATTTACGAATTTCCTCGGTCATCTTTTGTAGCTGATTTTATCGGTGATACTAATTTATTCAGCGGTGAAATCATTGAGGTAGACGCCTCTAACATCCAAATAGAGACAAAAACCGGACTGAAAATAGTCGTTACCCGTAGAGAGGATACACCTACTGAATTATCGCAAGCAGTGGTAGTCAGCGTCCGCCCAGAAAAAATTCAGCTGTCACTTTATCCACCGAATTTACCCACTAACTGCTATGAAGGACGGCTTGTCAATGTCATGTATTTGGGGACGCACGTTAATTATGTTGTGGAATTGACCAACGGGATTAGCATCAACGTTTTGCAGCCTAACACCTTTGGTGGCTTACCAGACCCCAATACACCGATTTATGCTTGGTGGGCAGAAACTGATTGTTTGGCGATTTGTCAATAGTCATTTGTCAATAGTCATTTGTCATTGGTCATTTGTTATTGGATGGTGACAAATTAAAAAATCTCAATGACAATTGCAGACGAAGAGTAACAACTGAATAAATGGCAGCAAAGCGTTTTCAAGATTTACAGGTTTATCAACTATCAGAACGATTAGCAGATGACATTTGGAAAATGGTTGACGGATGGAATTTTTTTGCCAAAGATACGATTGGTAAACAAATTGTCCGTTCAGCAGATAGCATTGGTGCCAACATAGCAGAAGGACTAGGAAGAGGTAGTTATCAAGAAAATAAACGTTTTGTCAAAATAGCAAGAGGTTCTTTAAATGAAACTCAACATTGGTTAAGACGAGCTTACACTCGTAATCTCTTGACTAATGAGCAAATAGATGCGACTAAAACAATCATTGACGAACTAGCACCCAAATTAAACTCATATTTAAACTCAATCGGTAACATACCAAACGACAAATGACAAATGACAAATGACTAACAGAAGAAAAATTTTACAAGGTATAACAGCACTTTCTAGCTTATCTTTGACCGGCTGTGGTTGGAAGCTTGGTGATGTGCGAGCTAATGCTAAAAGTTCTAGTCAGCGTGACCAAATTTCTCTCTATACTTGGGCACAATATACTGATAAACAATTACTAAAAACTTTTAGCGCCCAAACGGGTATGAAGGTTCTGGCAGATACCTATGATTCTAATGATGTCATGCTGGCTAAATTCCAGGCAGGTGGTGGTGGAACTTACAGCATTATGTACCCATCTGACTATATGGTACAGAAGATGGTGGAGAAAGATTTATTAGCAGAAATAAATCGCGATCGCCTAATTGGCTTAGATAATTTATTGCCTCGGTTCCAAAACCCTAGCTATGACCCCAATAACCGTTACAGTATCCCCTTTAATTGGGGAACAACAGGTTTACTTTACAATTCTGAAATCATTAAAAATGCCCCAGAAGATTGGGACTATCTGTGGCAAAATCAAACGCAACTGCATAAACGGATGACTTTGCTTAATGATGTCCGGGAAGTGATGGGTGCAACCTTGCGGATGCTGGGTTATTCATATAACTCAAAAGACGAGAACCAGATTAAACAAGCTTATGAAAAGTTGAAAGTACTCAAACCAGCGATCGCGGCTTTTGATACTGATGCTTGGCAAAACCAAATTCTGGCAGGAGATTTAGTCTTAGCAATGTGTTATTCCGCAGATGCTATCCGAGTTAGTAAAGAAAATCCCCATCTCAAATATGTGATTCCTCGCAGTGGTTCCTCACTGTGGACTGACACTATTATAATTCCTAAAACAGCCCCAAATCTTGATGGAGCTTACGCCTGGATTAACTTTATTTTACAACCCGAAGTAGCAGCTCAAGTCAGCCAGCGTTTGAGTGTTGCTACTCCCAATCGTTCTGGATTTGAGCAATTACCAAAGCAGATCCAAAATAATACAAATTTATTTCCTCCAGAGTCGATTGTAGAAAAATGTGAACGCATTACTCCTCTAGGAAAATTTGAAGATATTTACGAACAATATTGGACTAAATTAACTAGTGGTTAGACAGAATGGGGAGATGAAGGATAAATAACTAATGACTTTTGACCCTTGACTCTTCACTTTTGATTCTTGACAAATGACAAAATGCAAAAATCACATCGTTCAAATTTAGATTTTCTCCAACCATTGACATTACTTGCACCATCTGGTGTGTGGTTGCTATTGTTATTGGTACTGCCAACACTGATAATTTTTCAGTTGAGCTTCGTACCTAACATTCGTCCGGGAGATATAGTCAATCCTAGTGGATTGCAGAATTACCTGCGGATACTTGACCCTATTTATATGCAAGTAATCCAGCGATCGCTGATTTTAGCAGGTCGCACTACCATAATTTGTTTAGTTATGAGCTTCCCTGTGGCCTATTGGATTGCTCAAATAGCACCGGAAAGGTGGCGAAACTTACTGTTATTAGGTTTTGTATTGCCCTTGTGGACTTCTTCTTTACTGCGTACCTATGCTTGGATTACCATTCTTCGTCCTACTGGTCTATTAAACAGTTTATTAACTACATTAAACTTACCTACTTTGGAGTTACTAAACCAGGCTCCTGCGGTATTTATTGGTATGAGCTATAGTTTACTACCTTACATGATTTTAATTTTGTATGCCTCTCTGGAAAAGTTAGATAAGCGTTTACTAGAAGCAGCATCTGATTTAGGCGCAAGTCCTATCCAAGCTTTTTGGAAAGTAACAGTACCGCAAATATTGCCAGGAATTACTGCTGGTTCAATGCTGGTATTCATCACAGGTTTAGGAGATTTTACCAACCCAGAATTATTAGGTGGTGCTTCTAGTATGACCGCTTCGCGGTTAGTTTATAATCAGTTTCTCGGCGCTACCCAAAATTGGGGATTTGGTTCAGCGTTGAGTATGACATTAATTTTGTTTGTTAGTATAGCGATCGCTCTTTTGATTAAGTTTGGTGAAGGCACACCCAAGCGATAAATTCCTATCCTGCTTGGATTTGGGCGTGTTAGAATCTCCTACAAAACACAGTGAATCACCAATGAAGGCGATCGAAGTTACCGGCAAAATTGATACTCAGGGAAACCTAGTAGTCTGTCAGGGTTGAAATGAGGGACTGTAGTGTGAGCGTCTCGCTCACGCGGGCTTTTCGGCCCGCACTACCAAAAACCCCTCAAAACAAAATTGACAAACCACTAGTACAGTGCGGCGGAAATAAGCAGACCATTCTCAATCGCTAAAAAGCTTACTCCATATTACTTTTGACTTTTGACTTTTGACTTTTGACTTTTGACTTCCGCCTTGCGGTACTAGTTCTAGATGAACCGATTCAAGGAACAACTTATCCTCATCAGGTACGGGTGATTGTGTTGGTTCCAGAACCAGCAGAAATAGAAGAAATTGACCCTGATGATACACCTGTTGAGGAGATTAAAGCCAGCTTAAGGAGAGCCTTGCAGCAAGCGAAAACGTGTCAACGTCTCCCATTATCACAAATGTGGGAGGGAATTGATGCCGAATGAACAGTCATCAGTAATAATTGATTTTCCCTCCCCTTTATAAGGCAGGGCTGTTTCATTCCCCATAACAGGTAAAATTGCAAGGGTTAACGAGATGAAAATTTAGGGTAAGTACACAATTTTGACGATAATTTTTGCGTCTTCAGTCCCTAGATCGTGTTCTTTTTCTTTGCGCCTTTGCGCCTTTGCGTGAGATTATCCTCTTGACAAATCCCCAACACGAGCGGATGAATCAGCCCTGCCTTTATAAGGGGAGGGTTAGGGAGGGGTAAAAAATATTTGATACATCAATCATGACTTTTCAAACATCCTCTGATAGCCGCCTGCTGACTTTCTAGTTCATATTAATTAAATTCCCAACTGTAGAAAGGAACTTATCCTCTAAATAAGGCTTAGTTAAATAAGCAGTTGCACCCAAAGATTGTGCAAGCAGACGATGTTTTTCTGCACTGCGAGAAGTGAGAATGACTACAGGTAACTTGGCAAAATTTGGATTTTGGCGGATATTAGACAAAAGTTCAAATCCATTCATCCGCGGCATTTCTAGATCAGAAATTACAACTTGAATTTCAGGATGTAATTGCAATTGTTCTAAAGCTTCTACACCATTTTGTGCCTGTAATACTTGATAGCTAGATTTTTGGAGAGTCAAAGATATAGTTTGACGAAGACTAATTGCATCATCTACTATCAAAACCACTTTTGGTGATTTGTTTTTTGATGGGAGCAATTGACTTGATTGCGTTTGTGTAGTACTTGTGGGAGCAGATGGAGCTAGTAACGGCAAAGGGTTCAAATCTAAATTTGGCAGCGGTAGAGCTTGTTGATTTGCCGAATACTCTCTTGATGTCCCCATAGTTTCTAGTACAGCTTGCATCTCTTGAGACTCTACTAGTAGAGATGCATCAATCACTAAAATGAGCGTACCATTGGCTAAACTGCTACAACCATAAATATATTTTGGGGGCGCAATCCCATTTCCTAAAGGTCTAATTACGAGTTCTTGCTCACCAATAATTTGGTCAACTTCTAACCCAAAAATTTCTTGATTTCGACGTAGCAAAATTACAGGATTATTGGTGATTCCTAAATCAGAAATGTTTACTATATTTTGTAAATTAGTAGCACCACTAAATGAGCTATTGTAATACAACAATTCTGAAAGTTGACGCAGGACTATCATACTTTCAGCTGCGTCTGTCTGCCAATGTAAAACTTTTTTGTTTTCAAATTCCTTGACTTGCTGAGTGCTAGGAATGAGAATTCTTTCGATGCTGTCTAAAAGCAAGGCATAAACGACACCACCCGCTTGAACTAGCATTAATTTATCAGTGGTCATAGAAAAAGGTATTTTAAGTAAAAATGTTGTTCCTTGCTTGGGCGAAGATTGCACGGAGATAGAACCGTCGAGTGCTTGTAACTGAGAACGCACAATATCTAAGCCCATACCGCGCCCAGAAATTTCACTCACTTGACTAGCGGTGGAAAATCTAGCTGAAAACATCAGATCTAAAAGTTCAGATTCTGTCGAGTGAGAAGAATAGCCCCTAGCCTCATCGTTAGCAGGTATGAGATTAAGTTCAATTGCTTTGGCGCGAATTCTCTCGAAATCTAGTCCCTGACCATCATCCCGGACTTCAATAATAGTTTGACTACCCTGATGATAAGCACAAATTTCGATTAAACCTTGTTCTGATTTGCCAAGTTCCCGGCGTACTTGTGGCGGTTCAATACCGTGGTCAAAAGCATTACGTACTAAGTGTAATAAGGGTTCGTAGAGTTTTTCAGCGATCGCTTTATCTACTAGTACTTCTGTACCAATAAGTTTTAGTTCTACATGTTTAGCATAAATATTCCCTAGATTTGTTACCATCTGGGAGAAGCGATTAAGGATATTTCCTAAAGGTAACATCCGTGCTTCTACTAAATTATCTATGATATTAAGAATCAATTTCTGTTTTTTCTCAGAAATTTGAGTCGCTTGTGTTAGAAGTAAATCAAGAGATTCTGTAGTTTCTTGTAGTTGTAGTGTCTCTTCTATCGCTTCATGCAAAGTCATATGGAATTCTGTATAGACATCCATTTCTAAAGCATCAAATTTCACAGCATCAAATTTTTGTGTGTTTGGTGATGCAATATTCTGTATTTGTAGTGGTAAATCACCTAACTTATTTAAAGTTGTTTGATTCCTGCTGATTTGTTGTGTTAGTTGCTCAATTATTTCCTTAATTTGTTCATCGTGTAAAGTCCGGCGCTTTTGGTAAATTAGCAATTCTCCTGATAAGTAATTAAGACGTTGTAGTCCCTCTATATCTACTCGAACAAAGGAAGATTGGCGAGACTTTTTGGTTGGAGAATCTAAGGTTTTTTGTTCTATTTGCTGATTAATTTGCCCTACTGAAATAGTCATTGAAGTCATGACTGTTGATGCTTGCTCACTGATAATTAATGATTCGATATCATTAACAAAATCCTCAGTTTCACCTTCTTTTATAGTATGTATGCTCCCAACTCCATCATCAGAGATGAGGCTAGGATTCCCACCCCAAATTACCTGTAGTAAACCATCGCTATTTTGACGAGATTTATCAAGAGATATTTCTTGAAAAACCAGTAGATTTTGTAACTTAGGATTGTCAATCCAATTTTTCTCTTGGCTAGTGACAGGAGGAGATTTCTTATATTCTTTTGCTAGTTTAATGATGCTGTTTTGTAGTTCTTTAATTACTAGAATGCCATCGTCATTTTTCTCGGTTGAATAACGAAATTTAACAATAGTTAGTATAATTGTCAGGACTATGCCTTGGCGATAAATACAAAAGCTCTGACTATCTGTAGGCTCTTGGATAAAATCTAGAAATTTCATCAACCAATTTTCAATATAATTGATTGGATTCTCTCCTGGTGAGGAAATAAGTAGAGCTAAATTTAGCTCTGACTTAGGTTTTTGCATCTGGTGATTAAACCATCCAAAAATATATCGAATTACTTTCAGGTAAAACTTAGCTTTCGCTGGCTTTAGAGGCTGATTTTTAGTATTGCCAGTTGTAGTTAAAAACTTATATAGTCCCTTGATTTCAGATAATAATAATGTATTATCAAAGTTTTTGTTTGATGATTGGGGGTCATCTAAAACGTCATTTTTGCTGACAATTGATAATACTTTTAGATCTTGAGAAGGCTCTCCACCAGAGATGCGATCGCCTGAGAGTACTGCTGCTTTTGCTTGCTGCAAATTAGCAAGCGCAACTTCACCAATATGTTTTACCTGACTAGGATTAGCCGTCAATGCAGCCAAAATTGTTTGGGCGATCGCCCCAAACCCAGGTAAATTTAAAGATTCTGCTAAACCAATAAATACCTCAGCTTGAGAGCTTAATAAATTAAATAATTCGGTATTATCTAGTGGATTATTAATGGCTGCAGCAATACTGTCTATACGTTGCTGAACTCCAACTTCAAAGATAGACTGGACTATATCAAATCCTAATTCCTCAGAAGTGGGTATATGAGCCTCAGTACCAAAAGCATCACCCAGTTTTTCTTGTAATTGTGCAAATACTGAAGTAGAGCGCAGGATAATTTCTTGACCATTAATATTACTACCGGTAAGTTCTGCAGTTATTGCTAGCCGCAGACACTCATAAGCTTGTAATATTAGCGTTTGTAATTCATCATCAATGACTACATCCGGGTTGTATAAAGATTTGAATACATCTTCTAGAGAATGAGCGAGTGTATTAATTGCTTCTAGTCCAACGTTAGAGGCTCCTCCTTTTAGTGTGTGAGTTGCTCTCATTAAGTTATGCACTTTAGCAATGCTAAAGCCTGACGATAAGCTAAACAATTCTTTCTCGATTGTTTCTAATAACTCTGGAGCTTCAGCTAGGAAATAGATATAACCTTGCTGACGAATTTCATCATCTATATTCATACCATTTATGGAGATTTATGTGTTCTAGTGTACGCAGTTGATAATGGCTACTTAGAGAATGTTTGAAAAGTCAGGGAAGGTATAACTTGTCATTTTGTACCGCAAGCAGAACCCGCAGGCTAGAATCAAAGGTTTGCGGGGCATATTGAGATGTTACCCTGCGGTTCGGCTAACGCCTACATTCCGCTACGCTGTATATCCCTACGGGGAAACAAGCTACAACATGACATAGAAAGACGCTTTTCAAACAACCTCTAGGAGGGCAGGTGATTAGCCTGCCAATTAAAAGTTCTCCCTTGTAGCTTTACAGATCAATCACCATCAGTTGACCTTGAACCTACTTGCAGTTACTAATAGTTCTTGTGCCATGATTGATAACTGTTGGAAAACCTCGCTAATTTCTTGAGATTCACCAACAGTCTTATGAGAAATTTCTGCTACATCTTTCATGCTTGTAGTGACAGTTACAGATTGCACCATTTGCGTTTGGGTTGCTGCAGTAATCTGTTGGATTAGCTGACTAATTTCAGCAGTAGCGGTAACAATTGCATTCAAATTTTGCCGCGCATCACTCACCAGATTTGTGCCTTCTACCACCTGCTGAATTCCTGTTTCCATCGCTACTGCTACTTCACTAGTTTCAGCTTGAATCTCTTGGACTAATTTTTCAATTTCGATAGTTGCTGCGGCTGATTGGCGAGACAAAGAACGGACTTCATCTGCAACCACTGCGAAGCCTTTGCCATATTCACCAGCGCGAGTTGCTTCGATGGCTGCGTTTAATGCTAAAACGTTTGTTTGTGTAGCAAAATTACCAATCAAATTTACTACTTTGGAGATTTTTTGCGAGGATTCACTGAGGCGTTTAATCTTTTTACTAGTTTGGGCGACAGTTTCCCGAATCGCTTGAATTGCTTTTACAGTTAGGTTCATCGCCGCATCACCAGACTCGACAGTTTGGTTGGCTTGTTGGACTGCGACTTGTACCAACTCGGCGTTAGTCACCACAGCTTGTGTGGAGTCTACCATCTGTTGAATTTCGCCTAAAGCGGTGGTGACTTCTTCTGACTGTTCTTGTGCGAGGTTTGTCAACCCTGTTAGTGAAGCATTGCTGGTAGTGGAGGTTTGGGCGACTTGTTGGGCTGCTGTCTGCACCTGGATGACAATTTTTCGGAGTGATTGCAGGGTGTTATTATATGCGTCAGCGATCGTACCTAGTTCATCTTCTGTGATTGGTACACGTACTGTGAGGTCGCCATTGAGAGCGGGTCTAAGGGCTGTCAATAGTTGAATTGATCGTTGTTGCAATGACTCTTTAGCTGCCTTTTCTCGCGCCGCTGCTTCTGCTAATTGATTTGATTGTGCTTGTAATTTTTGCAAATATTCAGTCTGTTGTAATGCTAACCCCAACTGATCGCCAATGCGTGTTAACAAACTTACTTGTGATTCTTCCCAATCACGAGAACTAGAATTTTGATAAGCTGCTAATAAGCCCCATAATTTTTCCCCAGAAAAAACAGGTACAATTACATAAGCTTTGGCTTCAAACTGCTCTAAAACTTCAATATGGCAGGGAGCAAGACCTACCTGATAGATATCATTGACCACAAAGCTTTCACCTTTGGCATATCGACCGCCTTGAGTTTCTTGTAAGTGGGTATCTTCCCAAACGGTTTTGATATCAGTCCCCACTAGTTTTATCCAGATATGACCCACTGACTCAGCGACAAATTCACCACCCCAATCAGGATTAAAGCGATAAACAGCTACGCGATCGCATCGCAATAATTGTCGGACTTCTTGAGTTGTAGTTTTGAAGATTTCTTCTACATCTAAAGATTGTCGGATGCGGTTAACTATCTTTGTGAAGGCTTTTTCTTGTTCAGCTATCTGAACTAGGTTTTCCGATTTTAATTTTACTTGTTCTATATATTCTATCTGTGACTTTGCTAGGGTAAATTGTAAGCCAATCTGAGTTAGAAAGTTAACTTCCCAGCTTTGCCATTCACGAGAGCCAGAATTTTGGTAAGCTGCGAGTAAGCCCCATAGTTGTTCTCCAAAAAATATAGGCACAATTACATAAGCTTTAGCTTCAAACTGCTCTAAAATCTCAATGTGGCAAGGAGCAAGACCTATTGTATAAATGTCATTGACGATAAAGTTTTCTCCTCTAACATACCTCCCTCCCTGAGTTTCTTGTAAGTAGGTGTCATCCAAAACAGTTTTAATATCAGGACCGACTAATTTTGTCCAAATATTACCTACAGATTCAGCAATAAACTCACCACCCCAGTCTGGGTTGAAGCGATAAACTGCTACGCGATCGCATCGCAATAATTGTCGGACTTCTTGAGTTGTGGTTTTAAAGACACTTTCCATGTCTGATGATTGGCGGATGCGGTTAATTGTCTTAGTTAAAGATTTCTCTTTTTCCGCTATATACACCAATTCTTCTGACTTTAACCGCAGTTGTTCCAGGTATTCTGCTTGGGAGAGTGCTACACCAAATTGCAAGCCAATCTCAGCTAAAAAGCTAACTTCCCAATTTTGCCATTTACGAGTCTCTGAATTTTGATAGGCTGCTAATAGACCCCACAATTTTTCTCCAAAAAATATAGGCACAATTACATAAGCTTTAGCTTCAAACTGCTCTAAAATATCAATATGGCAGTTAGCAAGACCGACTTTATAAATATCATCTACTACAAAGTTCTCATGATGACGATAACGTCCTCCTTGAGTTTCTTGTAGGTGAGTGTCTTCCCAAACAGTTTTAATCCCAGGTCCTACTAATTTTACCCAAGTATTACCTACAGACTCAGCGAC contains these protein-coding regions:
- a CDS encoding GAF domain-containing protein, encoding MTNSYNNIQENGNLIADSEYLENQNGAIEIANIAKDQLSTLNAITQEFKVWRRQLQSIISQMRQSLDIETLFKVTVAQLKDKIACDRALIYQFTSSESGIVLAESRTLGWTPTLDENLPGILFGLYASQDYLDSVVIDDINQIQLTPYQKQLLEKFQVKASLSVPILVEDKIWGLLVVNNCASVRKWQEGEITLLSQITGELTYRLQSFEFQAELQQRTLAKKAVAKVVDKILKLSDVDKVFQTTTQEVRQLLKCDRVGVYRFNSNWGGEFVAESVGNTWVKLVGPGIKTVWEDTHLQETQGGRYRHHENFVVDDIYKVGLANCHIDILEQFEAKAYVIVPIFFGEKLWGLLAAYQNSETRKWQNWEVSFLAEIGLQFGVALSQAEYLEQLRLKSEELVYIAEKEKSLTKTINRIRQSSDMESVFKTTTQEVRQLLRCDRVAVYRFNPDWGGEFIAESVGNIWTKLVGPDIKTVLDDTYLQETQGGRYVRGENFIVNDIYTIGLAPCHIEILEQFEAKAYVIVPIFFGEQLWGLLAAYQNSGSREWQSWEVNFLTQIGLQFTLAKSQIEYIEQVKLKSENLVQIAEQEKAFTKIVNRIRQSLDVEEIFKTTTQEVRQLLRCDRVAVYRFNPDWGGEFVAESVGHIWIKLVGTDIKTVWEDTHLQETQGGRYAKGESFVVNDIYQVGLAPCHIEVLEQFEAKAYVIVPVFSGEKLWGLLAAYQNSSSRDWEESQVSLLTRIGDQLGLALQQTEYLQKLQAQSNQLAEAAAREKAAKESLQQRSIQLLTALRPALNGDLTVRVPITEDELGTIADAYNNTLQSLRKIVIQVQTAAQQVAQTSTTSNASLTGLTNLAQEQSEEVTTALGEIQQMVDSTQAVVTNAELVQVAVQQANQTVESGDAAMNLTVKAIQAIRETVAQTSKKIKRLSESSQKISKVVNLIGNFATQTNVLALNAAIEATRAGEYGKGFAVVADEVRSLSRQSAAATIEIEKLVQEIQAETSEVAVAMETGIQQVVEGTNLVSDARQNLNAIVTATAEISQLIQQITAATQTQMVQSVTVTTSMKDVAEISHKTVGESQEISEVFQQLSIMAQELLVTASRFKVN